The proteins below are encoded in one region of Tamandua tetradactyla isolate mTamTet1 chromosome 9, mTamTet1.pri, whole genome shotgun sequence:
- the INTS5 gene encoding integrator complex subunit 5: MSALCDPPGAPGPPGPTPATHGPAPLSAQELSQEIKAFLTGVDPVLGHQLSAREHARCGLLLLRSLPPARAAVLDHLRSVFDESVRAHLAALDESPVACPPHLRPLPSSHVPAGGPGLEDVVQEVQQVLSEFIRANPKAWAPVISAWSIDLMGQLSSTYSGQHQRVPHATGSLNELLQLWMGCRATRTLMDIYVQCLSALIGSCPDACVDALLDTSVQHSPHFDWVVAHIGSSFPGTIISRVLSCGLKDFCVHGGAGGGAGGSGGSSSQNPSTDPFPGSPVIPGEKRVPKIASVVGILGHLASRHGDSIRRELLRMFHDSLAGGSGGRSGDPSLQATVPFLLQLAVMSPVLLGTVSGELVECLKPPAVLSQLQQHLQGFPREELDNMLNLAVHLVSQASGAGAYRLLQFLVDTAMPASVITTQGLAVPDTVREACDRLIQLLLLHLQKLVHHRGGSPGEGVLGPPPPPRLVPFLDALKNHVGELCGETLRLERKRFLWQHQLLGLLSVYTRPSCGPEALGHLLSRARSPEELSLATQLYAGLVVSLSGLLPLAFQSCLARIHAGTLQPPFTARFLRNLALLVGWEQQGGEGPAALGARIGESASAHLSDLAPLLLHPEEEVAEAAASLLAICPFPLEALSPSQLLGLVRAGVHRFFASLRLHGPPGVASASQLLTRLSQTSPAGLKAVLQLLVEGALHQGNTELFGGKVDENNETLSVTSAPLVSASLLDTNRRHTAAVPGPGGIWSVFHAGVIGRGLKPPKFVQSRNQQEMIYNTQSLLSLLVHCCSTPAGTECGGCWGAPTLSPEAAKAVAVTLVESVCPDAAGAELAWPPEEHARATVERDLRIGRRFREQPLLFELLKLVAAAPPALCYCSVLLRGLLAALLGHWEASRHPDTAHSPWQLEASCTLVAVMAEGSLLPPALGNMHEVFSQLAPFEVRLLLLSVWGFLREHGPLPQKFIFQSERGRFIRDFSREGGGEGGPHLAVLHSVLHRNIDRLGLFSGRFQAPSPSTPLRQST, from the exons ATGTCCGCGTTGTGCGACCCTCCCGGGGCCCCAGGGCCTCCCGGGCCCACCCCGGCCACCCACGGTCCCGCGCCGCTCAG TGCTCAGGAGCTGTCCCAGGAAATCAAGGCTTTTCTTACTGGTGTAGACCCTGTTCTGGGCCACCAGCTTTCGGCCCGGGAACATGCTCGCTGTGGTCTTCTCCTGCTCCGCTCTTTGCCACCTGCTCGGGCTGCCGTGCTGGATCACTTGCGAAGTGTCTTTGATGAAAGTGTCCGGGCCCACCTGGCTGCCCTGGATGAAAGCCCTGTGGCTTGCCCACCTCACCTTCGCCCACTCCCATCCTCCCATGTCCCTGCAGGGGGTCCAGGCCTAGAGGATGTAGTACAGGAAGTACAGCAGGTACTGTCTGAGTTTATCCGGGCCAACCCAAAGGCCTGGGCGCCTGTGATTAGTGCATGGTCCATTGACCTCATGGGGCAACTGAGCAGCACATATTCTGGCCAGCATCAGCGTGTGCCCCATGCCACTGGCTCTCTCAATGAACTGCTGCAGCTGTGGATGGGCTGCCGGGCCACGCGCACACTCATGGATATCTATGTGCAGTGCCTCTCTGCTCTCATTGGCAGCTGCCCAGATGCCTGTGTGGATGCCTTGCTGGATACCTCTGTCCAGCATTCTCCACACTTTGACTGGGTTGTGGCTCATATAGGATCCTCTTTTCCTGGAACCATCATCTCCCGAGTCCTCTCCTGTGGTCTCAAGGACTTCTGTGTCCATGGTGGGGCTGGAGGTGGAGCTGGTGGCAGTGGTGGAAGCTCTTCTCAGAACCCCTCTACAGACCCCTTCCCTGGATCTCCTGTCATCCCTGGGGAGAAACGGGTACCCAAAATTGCCTCAGTTGTAGGCATCCTAGGGCATCTGGCTTCCCGCCATGGAGATAGTATCCGACGGGAGCTCCTGAGAATGTTTCATGATAGCCTGGCAGGGGGCTCTGGGGGCCGGAGTGGGGATCCCTCCCTTCAGGCCACAGTTCCCTTCCTCCTGCAGCTGGCGGTCATGTCACCAGTTTTGCTGGGCACAGTTTCTGGAGAACTGGTGGAATGCCTGAAGCCCCCAGCTGTTCTGAGTCAGCTGCAGCAACACCTGCAGGGGTTCCCCCGAGAGGAGCTGGACAATATGCTGAACCTGGCTGTGCACCTGGTGAGCCAGGCCTCTGGGGCAGGTGCCTACCGCCTGCTGCAGTTCTTGGTGGACACAGCTATGCCTGCCTCAGTCATCACCACCCAGGGCCTGGCTGTGCCCGACACCGTACGCGAGGCCTGTGACCGGCTGATCCAGCTGTTGCTGCTACACCTGCAAAAACTAGTGCATCATCGAGGAGGGTCCCCTGGGGAAGGAGTGCtgggcccacccccacccccccgcctaGTGCCCTTTCTCGATGCACTAAAAAACCATGTTGGAGAGCTGTGTGGAGAGACCTTACGACTGGAGCGGAAACGATTCCTCTGGCAGCACCAGCTCCTGGGCCTGCTTTCTGTGTACACCCGACCTAGTTGTGGACCTGAGGCCTTGGGCCATCTACTGAGCCGTGCCCGAAGCCCTGAAGAGTTGAGTTTGGCCACCCAGTTATATGCAGGGCTGGTGGTCAGTCTCTCTGGCCTCCTGCCCCTGGCTTTCCAAAGCTGCCTGGCTCGGATACATGCAGGGACTTTGCAGCCTCCCTTCACGGCCCGGTTCCTGCGCAACTTGGCGCTGCTAGTTGGGTGGGAACAGCAGGGTGGTGAGGGGCCAGCAGCCCTAGGGGCCCGGATTGGGGAGTCTGCCTCAGCCCATCTCTCTGACCTGGCTCCTCTTCTGCTCCATCCTGAGGAAGAAGTAGCTGAAGCTGCTGCTTCCCTATTGGCCATTTGTCCCTTCCCTCTGGAAGCCTTGTCCCCCTCCCAACTCCTGGGTCTGGTGAGGGCTGGGGTGCATCGTTTCTTTGCCTCTCTGCGGCTGCATGGCCCACCAGGTGTGGCCTCGGCCTCCCAGCTTCTCACCCGCCTCTCTCAAACCTCCCCAGCTGGACTCAAGGCTGTTCTGCAGCTACTAGTTGAGGGAGCCTTACATCAGGGCAACACAGAGTTGTTTGGAGGGAAAGTGGATGAGAACAATGAGACTCTCTCAGTTACCTCAGCTCCTTTGGTCTCTGCCTCTCTGTTGGACACTAATCGGCGGCACACTGCAGCTGTGCCAGGTCCTGGAGGAATTTGGTCAGTTTTCCATGCTGGAGTCATCGGCCGTGGCCTAAAACCACCCAAGTTTGTCCAATCACGCAATCAGCAGGAGATGATCTACAACACCCAGAGCCTCCTTAGCCTTCTTGTTCACTGCTGCAGTACCCCTGCAGGCACTGAATgtggggggtgctggggggcTCCCACCCTGAGCCCAGAAGCAGCCAAAGCAGTGGCAGTGACCCTGGTGGAGAGTGTGTGTCCTGATGCAGCTGGTGCTGAGCTGGCATGGCCCCCTGAGGAGCATGCCCGGGCCACCGTGGAGCGGGATCTCCGCATTGGCCGGCGCTTCCGGGAACAGCCCCTGCTCTTTGAGCTGTTAAAGCTGGTGGCAGCTGCTCCCCCAGCCCTGTGCTACTGCTCTGTGCTTCTGCGGGGGCTGCTGGCTGCCCTCTTGGGTCATTGGGAAGCTTCTCGCCACCCTGATACAGCCCACTCCCCTTGGCAGCTGGAGGCATCCTGCACCCTGGTGGCTGTCATGGCTGAGGGGAGCCTCCTGCCACCAGCCCTAGGCAACATGCACGAGGTATTTAGCCAACTGGCACCATTTGAAGTGCGCCTGCTGCTGCTCAGCGTGTGGGGCTTCCTCCGGGAACATGGGCCCTTGCCCCAGAAGTTCATCTTCCAGTCAGAGCGTGGCCGCTTCATCCGGGACTTCTCcagggagggtgggggtgaggggggacCCCATCTGGCTGTGCTACACAGTGTCCTCCACCGCAACATCGACCGCCTGGGCCTTTTCTCTGGTCGTTTCCAGGCGCCTTCACCGTCCACTCCTCTTCGGCAGAGTACATAG